The genomic stretch AGCCACACTCTTCTCGGCGTCAAGGAGTGCCATGGTGAGATGCTCGGGGCCGATGTAGCCGTGGCCGGAGCTTTCTGAGAATTCATTGGCCAACTCTAGGATGGTGCGTGCCCGCGGTGTGAAGGGGCTGTGTCCGGAGGGTGCAACGTTCCCACGACCGATGATCTCGACGATCTTCTCGGTGGCTGCCTTGTACGTGATCTCCAGGTCGGCGAATGCCCTGCCGACGATGCCCCGGTCCAGGATCAGCGCGAGGAGCAGGTGCTCGGAGCCGATGTAGCTGTGGGCGAGTTCGCGGGACTCGCGCTGGGCGAGGACGATGATGTTCCGGGCGTCCTCGGTGAACCGCTCAAACATCCGGCTCCTCTTTCACGTTGTCCTTGGTGGCTTCGAGCCAGTCCCGGATGGATTGCTCGCTGTGCCAGCCGCCGGTGTAGCTGTTGTCGTTTCCGCGCACGTAGTCGTAGAGCTTCGGATAGCCTTCGGGGCCATCGAACTCGACCAGGTAGAGCGTGGTGTTGCCGCACGATTGTTCCGCAGAGCAGCACCATCGCTTGATGGACTGGGGAAGGTCGCTCATCGCTTTCCTTTCAGGGCGGCGGGCCGAAGCGTGGCGCTCCTGTTGTCGGTGTGGGTCAGGCAGAGAGCACGAAGCGCGGCTCGGGTTCCGTCGCCGATGGCTCCGGTGCCGTCATCAGATCGGTGAGCTGGTCGCCGATGGCTTCAAGGGTGGTGCCGCTCTGCGCGATGGTCAACGCAGCGACGGACTCGTCATCGACAAGCAGGGACTGGAGCAGGTGCCCGGACCGGACGTTGCTGTCGGCGCATTGCAGGGCGAAGCGGACGGAGTTCTCCAGGACCTCCCTCACACGGGGTGTGAACGGGATGTGCCCGTTGGTCCTGGTGAGTCCTGCGCCGATGATTTCGATGATGTGGTCGCGGGCGTCGCCGCGGGTGACAGAAAGTGCGGTGAGGGCCTGGCCAGCGGGTCCGGGGTCGCGGGTGAGGGCGAGCAGCAGGTGTTCGGTGCCCACGTAGTTGTGGTTCAGCATCCTGGCTTCCTCCTGGGCGAGGACGACGGTGCGGCGGGCTGAATCGTCGAAGCGTTCAAACATGACGGGATCCTTTGGGCTGGCGGGGAGGTTTCTTGCCCATCATGTGTGCGGCGTAGCAGGCGGCCCTGCCCGGTTCTATGGGTGCGTCAGGTGCCTGGCGTCCCAAGCCGCATCTGGAAGTCGGCCGCCTCGATCAACTCGCTGTAGGCCAGGAGGATCTCGAGTGCTTCCTTGGTCTGCTCTGTGATGTGGAAGAACCGGTCGTAGGCGTTGGCTGTGGCATCCCGGACTTCTACTGCGGTGTCGACCATGGCGTCGACGTCGCGGATGTGGCGGGCGGAGTCGGTGAGGCCGCGGGGGTCACGGGAGGCGATGAGTTCCCGGACGCTATTGGCTGCGTCATCTGCCTGGGAGGACAGGTCCTCGTGGCCGTCGCGGTCAGCGTCGACGCTCAGCTGGACGTAGATGTCCCGGACCGCCTCCAAGGTGACGGTGTCCCGCATGAATTCGAGGCGATGCGCGATCTTCTCCGCGCTGACGATGGCAAAAGGTGAAGGCATGGTCAGTTCTCCAATTCGGAATGGGCCGAGACGAGGGTGATGGCCACGACGTCCAGGACGACGTCGTTCTCACTGGCCCGGTTACGGGATCGTGCGCATTGGGCCATGAGGCGGGCTGTCACGAAATCTTCGTGGATGGTGTGGCCGATACTCCGGCGTGCCGTGTCAGTGACACTGAGTGAGGCCAGGGCGTAGCCGGTAGCGCGAGGCGGGTTGATGTGACTAAGTGGCGTCCCGGTTACGGGGTCCTGGTCCAGCATCGTGACGACGGCGACGGCGAACTCCAGGTCAGGGACGTCGCTGTTGGCCTGGCGTTTTTCTGCCTCGTCACTTGCGGTGGACAGAGAGCCGAAAAGGCCGGCGTCGGTAAGGTCCCAGTCCAGGTCGTCGGCGCGCCACAGGATGGCGAAGAAGGCTGGATTATCCATCGGTGTCTTTCCTCTTGATTCGGTCCAGGAGGGACACCGGCTCCCAGCAGGGAATCGTGCCCATGACGACGGGGAAACCGTTGCTGTTCGCTGCCGTGACCTCCTCCCGAGGTGCCGGAGTCATGACGGTGATGTTGCCGAGGGTGCCGTGCGGGCCAAGCCCTTTCGCCGCCTCGTAGGCCTGATGGTAGGTGAGGAAGTTCTGCGGCTCGTCCCGGCTGTAGGGGTCGTCGGGGCACCGGGTGTCTTCAACACGGAAGAACTCGCCGGGTCGCAGCGGAATTGTGAACTCCGTGGAGGGGCGCGGCGGCTGAACGTTCAGGGGCGACGGCATTAGCTCACCGGTTCCCACATGAGCCGGGCCGGCAGGACGACGGCCTCGTGGTCGGTGATCAGCCGGAATGATCCTGCCATGGGTCCGGCGAGGACTCCGAGGAGGTTCGGGTCGATGACCTGCAGCGGTGTGTCCGTATCATCGACGATGATCGACTCAAGGGGCAGGTCCCGGAGTTCCGAAGGCTGGGTGAGTGTCCGCACAGCTACATCACCTCGGTGATCGGGAAGCCGCCGAAGGCGAGCATGACGAGGCAGGCGGAAAGCCCTCCGGCGATCACGAACTTACGGACCTTTTCGAAGGTGCCGTGGTGGCCGGTGGGGTGGTTTCTGTTCATGGGACCCATGTGTGCGGTAGAGACGAAAAAGGTCCCCGGCCGCTGAGCCAGGGGCATCTCCATCTCCTAGTCGGTGCCGGACCGGAGCTTCCTGACGTGCTTCTCGGCGTCCTCAATGTCCCACAGATTGTCCTCAGGGTGTCCTGAGATACGGCCGGACTTGTATGTGGCGCGAAGACCGGCGAGGTGAGCTTCAGCAAGGGCGAGTTCAATGAGGCGGGGGTTGCGGATGATGGCCGGGGTAGGGGAGGTGTCTGCCTTGTCCCGCCGCCGGTGCTCGGCCATAGTGAAGCCCAGATCACCCAGAAGCAGTGTGGCCAGGAGGGAGACTGCGAACCATTCGACCGGCCAATGGAAGACCAGCTGCCACCCACAGTGAACGGCGATGATGGCCAACGAGACGGTGTACACGTTCACCAGGAGGAGGGGCTTCGTCTTAGCCATCAGTAGCCAAGGATCCGCTCGGCACGGGCGAACAGTGATGCTGCCAGTTCTTCCATGGCGGCCTGCGGTTCTGCCGATGATCCGGTGGGGTTGGGTACAGCGGAGCGCCATTCACTGGGCGGCAATGACAGCAGCTCGGTCCAGGTCATGGCTGCGTGGTTGAGGACGCTGACGGAGGCGTGTGAGTTCTTGTCCAGGGCGGTGTTGAGGATGCGCACCTGCAGAATAGTGTGCCGGGCCGGCATTCCCGGGTGGGGGATCTGGGCGTGCGCGGTCTGGGTGAGCCGGGCGGAGAGAGGGTCGCGGCCGTAGCTGGTATCCACGATGTTCAGGTCCATGATTCCTTCTATGCAGTTTCGGCTTGCGTGGCTGGACGGTTCAAGAAGCGGATGCGCTCCGGAATGGAGATGGTCCGCCATTTTGTGTTCCGGCCCATGACGACCGTGGTTCCGTCGGCGGCCAGGGCGGTGACGTCGGTGTAGCCGTCCGGGGCGACGATGGTGATGCGGGCGATGGAGCCTTGTTCTCCACAGGTGAGCGCCTTCCTGTAGGCGTCCCGGTAGTGCAGGAAGTTCACCTCAGAGCGTTCGCCGATGCGGAACATTGTGGTGTCCCAGACGTGAAAGTATTCACCGTCGTTGAGGACGAGCTCGACGTCATCCTTGCCGGTGCCCGGTCCGATGTCAGGGTGTACGGTTCCGTAGGCGTCATTGAAAGGCTTGAAGAGCAGCTTTCCGTCAGGGTCGTAGGAGAAGAACATCTCAAGAGTCCTGACGTGGCCATAGAAAATTTCCATGCCCCTGATGTGTGCGGACCCCTGCATTTGGGTCCCCAAGCCGCCTAACTTCGGAGGGGGTTGACCGCCGCGTCGCGGCGACGCTACTTCAGGGTCTGACCGCCGCCAGGCCATTCGACCCTGGCCAGCGGTGTCGCCAGGATCAGCTTCCAGCACCCGTCGCACGGCTTCTTCGTGGTGGAGAGCGTCGAGCCCTCCATGTCCGCCCAGCTGGCACGGATGATGGCATTGGCCTCGGCGTGGATGCTGATGCAGGCGCCCGGACCTGTGTCGTAGGAGCTTCCGTAATCTTTGCCGACACTGGCCCGCGGGCAGGCACCGCTGGTGAGGCAACCGGCCATTCCCGAAGGGGCTCCGTTGTAGCCGGTCGCGACGATACGCATGTCAGCGGTCATGATGACGGCCCCGACCTGTGCGCGGGAGCAGTCGGCGCGGGCAGCGACTGCTGTCGCGATGCTCATCGCCCAGTCGCTCCAGGTCGGTCGCGGATCCGAGGCGGGTGCGCCATTGTCTGCCAGAGTGGCTGGTTGTTCAGTCATGTGCAGCACTCACAGGTTCCAGGACTTGTCGGGGTCCGCCAGGTCATCGAAAAGTTCGAGTTGTCCGGTGTAGCCGGTCAGCTCCCGGAAGTGGGCGATGACCGAGTCGTGGCTGCGGTGGGTAAAAACCTCGGCGCCGTCGGCGTAGAGGATGTGCACTTGCCGGTCGTCGTCCAGGCCGATGACGTAGTCGGGTTCGTGCCGGCGGTCGATGATTTCGCGCAGGACCGACTTGATGCTGGTCGCGTCGAGGTGGGTCAGGTGGCTGAAGTCGCCGTTCTCCCAGCCTTGAAGGGGAACAGTGTATTCAAGGGTCTCGCGGATAGTGACGTGGTCAGTCATCGATGTTCTCCGGGCCGGTTCCAGCTGCGGCGGGGGCCGGGGCCTGGTCGAGCTTGGCCTGCCGTGCATCGTAGGTCTTCTTGAGGTCCGCGGTTATCCACTGGTGGCTCATTGCCTGGGTGTGGGCATCCTTGTGTCCGGCCGCGTATGCCTGGGCGAGGGCTTCTCGGATGACGAAGACGGTGTTGCCGGCGTCGGCCTGGGGGCTGCTGATCTCCCGCACCACGGCCTGCAGTTGCTGGTCGAGGTGGGCGGGCATCGGGGTGTAGCTCATGGGTTCCTCGTTCTCACGGGTGGGCCGGTGCGGAGTTCGTCGGCGCGGTGCTGGAGCCATCCCACATCGGTGGTCATGGCGTGGAGCGTGTCGTCGTTGTCGATGCCGGCGTTGTAGGAGCGGACCCGGATGATGTCCACTGACGCCTGCAGGTCGGTGGCAGCGTCAGTAAGTGCCTGGGCGGCGATGAAGGGTGCGGCCGCGGCGATCGCACCGGCGAACAGGGCCCAGGTGCCGTGCTCGGAGAGCCAGTCGGCCTTGCTGACCCCTGGCGGTGGGGTGACTTCCCGCATCGCTTCTTTCGCGGCTTCGAGTGCGTCGGCAGGAAGGCTCATGACTGCTCCTGTTTTGCGGCTTTGCTCTCGGCCTGGATTCGCCAAAACTTGTCCTGGTCGTCGAGGTCCCCGAACCGGAACACTTGGGACACGTCATCACCGAGGGAACCGCAGTGGTCAACGACGGCATCATGGCTGCGGGACTCGAAGATCCGCTCTCCGTCCTTCAGGAGGTAGAACAGTTCGGCTTCCAGGTCGCAGTCCCAGGAGTAGTCGACCTCGTGCCGGCGGCCGATCTCCTCACGGGAGACCACCTTTACGTCCTGACGCTCTTCGCCGTAGGAGTGCTCGGCCTCGTAGTCGTCGCGTGGCAGCCGGACGGTGAATTCCACGGTCTCGCGGTAGGTGATGAAATCGGTCATGCGGGTCATGTGTGCGGCGCGGCGCTCAGGTCTCCCCGGATCTCGGAGCCGTACCTCTCCGGGAGCACCACGGATACCTCCCCGGTACGATGCGGGACGTGTCGCTGCTGATTAGCGTGGTTGGCATGACAACCATCAAGCACTCCGATCGAGGATTTTCCTCGGATCGCATGCGCCGCGTCGTCGTGGCCCTGATGCTTCTTGAAGCCCTGTCCCTTGCGGTGATCTCGGGACTTCACCTCTCGGGCGTCATCGCCGGCGGCACGAAGCCCTACAACCCTCAGGCTGCCGGGATCGCAGAAGCAGTTATTGGCGTGGTCCTCGTGGCAGGCGCCGTGATGGCCATGCGCAGTCCGGCGCGCGGGCGCACGGCAGCGATGGCGGCCACCGCGTTCGCCATCGTTGGCTTCCTCGTCGGACTTGGTTTCACTATCAGTGGCGGCCAGCCCACTGACGTGGCCTATCACGCTACGGTGCTGCCCCTTCTGGTCTTGACCCTGGCGCTGTCAGTCCGTTGGACCGGAGCCCGCGGTCGCTCCGGGCATGCCCACGCCTAGCGGATCAGGGTGAACGCAGGCTCGGCACCGATCTTGGCGAAGTGGGCGAGCAGTTCGGCAGAGCTGTATTCGCCCTCGTACCCTGGCTCCTGCCAGTAGTTCACCCCGTCAGTTCGCGACGAGGCGGTGCGGAGCGGGCCGCCGTAAGGCATGATGCACAGCGCTGTGAAGGCTTCCTCAGAGTTCAGGTCGTCCTCGGTCCTCAGGACCCTGGGCCCCACCGGGAGCAGGTTCTCGGGCTCCCGCGTCACCAGCATGAAGCGCGCTTCATCGCCAAGGTTGGCGAAGTCGGCGAGCAACTCGGATGATGTGAAAAACTCGTCGGTGCCCATGGCGGTCCACTCGTTTTGGCCGTCCCTGCGGCTGTAGAAGCCGTAGGCGGCGGACCCATCCTCTGTGACGAGGCACAGCGCGTTCGACGCCTCCTCGGAGTCCAGCTCCTCGACGGTGGTCAGAATCTTCGGCTCAGTCTTGGCCAGGATTTCCCGGACCTTCTCGGTGGCCGTGGACAGGGGAGCGCCGTCGTAGGCGAAGTGCTCGAATTCTTCGAGCATGGCAACAAGTTCGGAGCGTAGGTTCATGCGGGCAATGTGTGCGGACAGGTCGTTGCCGCTCATCGGCGCCAGGCCCACACCCGTTCGGTCTCTTTGAGTGGCTTGCCTGCCGGGCCTTTCGTGTAGGAGGGCACCCAGGTGATGCGCCGCTGCGCGTGGTGCTTGCCGTAGGCCTGGTTCCGCCAGTGCCCACGGACAATCCACCGGTGCGTGTAGACCCGGCCCGTCTCGGACTTCTCCCCGGTTTCGACATGGTGCGGGGCGCGCAGGTCAACGACGGTCACCGTGGCTGACTGGCCTTTTTTGGCTGCCTTCCGCGCAGCAGGGGTCTTCGGGGCGGTCGTGGTCCGGGCCGCTACCGAGGGGTTGGCCATCAAGTGGGATGCAGCGGCCAGGAACTGCATCATCCGGTGCGAGTTCGCATCCACGCCCTCATCCTCGGCGGCAAAGAACCTGTCCGCGTGACCGCGGAAGTAGCAGACCGGTTCAAGGGCGGCTTCGTAGAGCCGGCCGGGCACCGCGTCCCGGCAGTAGGACTCGATGAAGACCATCTCCTCGAGGATCGTCCAAGTCAGCACATCGACGGACAACTCCATCTCAACCTGACGGGCATCAGAAGTGACGATCCACGTCTTCAGCGGCGGCAGGGACTTCTCCAGCACCATGACACCGTGGGTGGCCGGCAGATCGGTTTCCGGGGTGAAGCCCGGCACGTCGCTGGCGGCGTCCACAGCCAGGGAGACCATGTCGGCGGAGACCCAGAACATTTCTCCGGCGGCCAGTTTGCGGGCGACCTTCCGGTCGTAGGAGATCTGGGTCCGGACATCCTCGGGCAGGTTTTCCGGCTTGCCTCCGAGGGAGAGCGCGAAGGAGGTCGGGACGTTGACCTTCTCGTGCATCAGCACCGCACGCACGTCGGGGACGCTGGAGACTCGCCAAGGGATGTCCATCAGATGTGCTCCTGCTCCTTGCCGGTCGGGTGGAACTCTGCCATGTAGTCGCGGTACCGCCGGTTGGCTTCCTCGATGCCGCCGTAGTTGTAGCTCGGGACCATCGAGGACACTACCTGGGCCAGCCGGCCGAGGCGCTGCTCAGTGTTTCGCGCATTGCGGGCCAGTGCGGCGACGTCCATAGGGTTACTGGGAATGATGGCGGCCAGGGACGACATTTCACCGCTTACCCGCATGAGCAGCTCGTTGCGGGTCAGACGCTTCCTGCTCATGCCCGGCCCTTGGCGGCCGTCGCCCGCTGCTCCGGGGTGCAGCAGTCGCAGTCGGCGTCCGCGAGACCGCAGCCGAAGCCTACCTGCGGGCACCCGTCGTAGGGGTCAAGGATGCGGCAGTGCGGGCACGGATTGTCCGTCTCGGCGCAATGCTTCAAGGCACCGCAGATGCAGTCGGCCGGGTTGGTGCTTGCGGGCATCTCCCGGATCTGGGCCAGCCTCCTCTCTTGGGAGGTAGGAAGGGCCAGTATCTTCTGGAACTCCCGGACCTGACGGAGGTCTTCCGGGCTGGCGTTATGCATCGCTGGCCCCCGGCGTGGACTGCAGAACCGCCAGTGCTTCGCGGATCTTCTCCGCACCGCTGGGAAGGGGCCACAAAGGCTCGATCCACACGATGCCGTTGTGCCCGCCCCTGTTCACCAGGGCGCCGTTCTGCCACTGGTCCAGAACCCCGGCAATAGTCTTGATGGCTATGGACTCA from Pseudarthrobacter chlorophenolicus A6 encodes the following:
- a CDS encoding Clp protease N-terminal domain-containing protein is translated as MFERFDDSARRTVVLAQEEARMLNHNYVGTEHLLLALTRDPGPAGQALTALSVTRGDARDHIIEIIGAGLTRTNGHIPFTPRVREVLENSVRFALQCADSNVRSGHLLQSLLVDDESVAALTIAQSGTTLEAIGDQLTDLMTAPEPSATEPEPRFVLSA
- a CDS encoding deoxycytidylate deaminase, with the translated sequence MSIATAVAARADCSRAQVGAVIMTADMRIVATGYNGAPSGMAGCLTSGACPRASVGKDYGSSYDTGPGACISIHAEANAIIRASWADMEGSTLSTTKKPCDGCWKLILATPLARVEWPGGGQTLK